From Polaribacter butkevichii, a single genomic window includes:
- the rplO gene encoding 50S ribosomal protein L15 yields MSLHNLTPAEGSIKKGKRIARGEGSGKGGTATRGHNGQKSRSGYSKKIGFEGGQMPLQRRVPKFGFTNINRIEYQGINLDKLQSLVDSGKITDTVDLDTLIANRLARKNDLIKILGGGELKAKLNITVHKFTATAKAAIEAAGGEAVTL; encoded by the coding sequence ATGAGTTTACATAATTTAACACCAGCAGAAGGTTCCATTAAAAAAGGAAAAAGAATTGCAAGGGGTGAAGGATCTGGTAAAGGTGGTACCGCTACAAGAGGTCACAATGGTCAGAAATCTCGTTCAGGTTATTCTAAAAAGATTGGTTTTGAAGGAGGGCAAATGCCACTTCAAAGACGTGTACCTAAATTTGGTTTCACGAATATTAATCGTATTGAATATCAAGGTATCAACTTAGATAAATTACAATCTTTAGTTGATAGTGGTAAGATAACAGATACAGTTGATTTAGATACTTTAATTGCTAATAGATTGGCAAGAAAAAACGACTTAATAAAAATATTAGGTGGTGGTGAGTTAAAGGCTAAATTAAATATAACTGTACATAAATTTACAGCAACAGCAAAAGCGGCTATAGAAGCTGCTGGAGGAGAAGCTGTTACTTTATAA
- the rpmD gene encoding 50S ribosomal protein L30 produces the protein MARIKVTQVKSQIGRLQSQKRTLEALGLRKMHQTVEHEATPSIVGMVNTVKHLVSFEEIK, from the coding sequence ATGGCAAGAATTAAAGTTACACAAGTAAAAAGTCAAATCGGACGTCTTCAGAGTCAAAAGAGAACTTTAGAGGCATTAGGTTTACGTAAAATGCACCAAACTGTAGAGCATGAGGCAACTCCTTCTATAGTTGGTATGGTAAATACAGTTAAACACTTAGTTTCTTTCGAAGAAATTAAATAA